The following are encoded in a window of Plasmodium vivax chromosome 10, whole genome shotgun sequence genomic DNA:
- a CDS encoding hypothetical protein, conserved (encoded by transcript PVX_079795A): protein MICRAFHFTQNKRLAGTRRRRKRHALSFLNLEKKKLPHLLCFHSEDCEYCNSMEKLLTKLKEEEGVNFLKLEMYENSYNFELLQQLDYDNLCGGLPYYYNLKTHYNICGATTYHNLRNWALDKKCNPNEPPTEEF from the exons ATGATTTGCCGAGCATTCCATTTTACGCAGAACAAGAGATTAGCTGGAACACGGAGGAGACGAAAAAGGCACGCCCTTTCCTTCctcaatttggaaaaaaaaaaattaccacaCCTCCTTTGTTTCCACAGTGAAGATTGCGAATACTGCAACAGTATGGAAAAGCTGCTAACCAAAttaaaggaagaagaaggggtgaactttttaaaattagaaaTGTATGAAAATTCATACAACTTTGAGTTGCTGCAGCAGCTGgattatgataatttatGTGGGGGGTTGCCTTATTACTATAACTTGAAGACGCACTACAATATTTGCGGCGCTACGACCTACCACAACTTGAGGAACTGGGCCTTGGACAAGAAGTGCAA cCCCAATGAGCCTCCCACTGAGGAATTTTAA
- a CDS encoding T-cell immunomodulatory protein homolog precursor, putative (encoded by transcript PVX_079800A): protein MAICRKYSVVFELVSLLFLYSIIRRAFMHLSGNENEENYTGFHVQGNNWNLFEKWKSISPMEKLEYKINYNLGLNIDAEIGDFGDYNSDVKTDLILFKYDKDKQMSTIYVHIFSVHENKFVYHTEVSLKGQVMNVTAIDLNFDGALDVLVLFKDPKDSSKTPKYYVASFLQNENDKLEEAFNSRKKEVANEDISDEEYVTHVVVAPGNEKGGAKETNGSIYFSNVHPLVCDINNDGLPDLIGQQPSSEANGFSRFVWINKKGGFKSALWKSMNLFDKAEVGEITNPNSSAVVDINGDCKADLVFTVYDKGNSKKNAALEIWLNKIVDGKSIYMKYKENYNLPPNSLQVLFGDFNGDGSIDIVIPTCTKSSYCNYCCVSDDKIFFIPNVQKKICDHSWQKPDESKCRLASNLCSESDFTFVQELNDDFISVVDTSGLHLSGNADYPYYLSVGDVDDDGFLDLLITLKNDKGQKYVRIYKNEQKGVYEENNIDIRGFFNFYQFVTSPDETVTDVYNSAFFDIFENGVLDILIFGKYKTASKQSKYGAVGFIRSNETDSLFLKSTALNGICVNDCYKEKDKITTKTLGGNAHGPTFKITVIDVNGVKSSRIGIQKSQSAHSPLQLPYVLFGLGRTSNYVEEFYVGMPTHEQKYFNMWVSIIPNSHIIVIPYPLDNSNKWQIQLSVNPSKKFYSIIYITLICLTVIGILIFILDRREKVEDSKEEMGFKSHFVIG from the coding sequence ATGGCAATATGCAGAAAGTACAGCGTTGTGTTCGAACTGGTGTCCCTTTTATTCCTGTACAGCATCATAAGGAGAGCATTTATGCACCTATCAGGgaacgaaaatgaagagaattACACAGGTTTTCACGTCCAAGGGAATAACTGGAACTTGTTTGAGAAATGGAAATCTATAAGTCCGATGGAAAAGCTAGAATATAAGATAAATTACAATCTTGGGCTGAACATAGACGCGGAGATTGGCGATTTTGGGGATTACAATTCGGATGTAAAAACCgatttaattctttttaagtATGACAAAGACAAACAGATGAGCACCATctatgtgcacattttcaGTGTGCatgaaaacaaatttgtgtaCCACACGGAAGTGAGTTTGAAAGGCCAAGTGATGAACGTCACGGCCATTGATCTCAATTTCGATGGCGCGCTTGACGTCCTCGTGCTGTTTAAAGACCCCAAGGATAGTAGCAAAACGCCCAAGTATTATGTCGcctcatttttgcagaaCGAAAATGACAAACTGGAAGAGGCATTTAACtcgagaaaaaaagaagttgcAAATGAGGACATCTCAGATGAGGAATATGTCACTCACGTGGTAGTTGCACCGGGCAACGAAAAGGGAGGTGCAAAAGAAACGAATGGAAGCATCTACTTCAGTAATGTTCACCCACTCGTTTGCGACATCAATAATGATGGGCTGCCGGATCTTATAGGACAACAGCCTTCCAGCGAGGCAAACGGTTTTTCTCGTTTTGTATggattaataaaaaaggaggattCAAAAGTGCGCTGTGGAAAAGTATGAACCTATTTGATAAGGCAGAAGTGGGTGAAATTACGAACCCTAATTCAAGTGCAGTTGTAGACATCAATGGGGATTGTAAAGCCGATTTGGTGTTCACCGTATATGATAAAGGtaactcaaaaaaaaacgccgcTTTAGAAATCTGGCTGAACAAAATAGTGGATGGAAAAAGCATCTACATGAagtataaagaaaattataatttgcCACCCAATTCTTTGCAAGTCCTGTTTGGAGATTTTAATGGCGATGGATCCATCGACATTGTAATTCCCACGTGTACCAAAAGCTCCTACTGCAACTACTGCTGTGTGAGTGATGacaaaattttcttcatcccGAATGTTCAAAAGAAGATATGTGACCACTCTTGGCAAAAGCCAGATGAAAGTAAATGCAGATTGGCATCCAATTTATGCTCAGAAAGTGACTTCACCTTTGTGCAAGAATTAAATGATGACTTCATCTCTGTGGTGGATACATCTGGGTTGCACCTCTCAGGAAATGCAGACTACCCCTACTACCTAAGCGTTGGAGATGTGGATGATGATGGATTTTTAGACCTACTAATAACactgaaaaatgataaaggTCAGAAGTATGTGcggatttataaaaatgaacagaagggtgtatatgaagaaaataacatAGACATTCGgggattttttaatttttaccaaTTTGTTACATCTCCAGACGAAACTGTCACTGATGTTTACAATTCCGCTTTCtttgacatttttgaaaatggcGTGTTAGATATACTAATCTTTGGGAAGTACAAAACGGCTAGCAAGCAGAGCAAGTATGGAGCGGTAGGGTTCATCCGAAGCAACGAAACGGATTCGCTTTTCCTAAAGTCGACCGCGTTAAATGGCATATGTGTTAACGACTGCTATaaagaaaaggacaaaataaCGACCAAAACGCTAGGGGGGAATGCCCATGGGCCCACCTTCAAAATTACCGTCATCGATGTGAATGGGGTTAAATCCAGCCGAATTGGGATTCAAAAAAGCCAGTCCGCTCATTCCCCTTTGCAGTTACCGTATGTTTTGTTTGGACTAGGCCGAACCAGTAACTACGTGGAGGAGTTCTATGTGGGCATGCCGACACATGAACAGAAATATTTCAACATGTGGGTTTCCATCATCCCCAATTCGCATATCATCGTCATTCCATATCCGCTGGACAATTCGAACAAGTGGCAAATTCAGCTCTCCGTCAACCCGTCCAAGAAATTCTACTCTATCATTTACATCACCCTCATCTGCTTGACCGTCATTGGAATTCTGATTTTCATCCTGGACCGGCGCGAGAAGGTGGAGGACTCCAAGGAGGAGATGGGTTTCAAGAGCCACTTCGTCATCGgttga